From a single Raphanus sativus cultivar WK10039 chromosome 3, ASM80110v3, whole genome shotgun sequence genomic region:
- the LOC108845470 gene encoding late embryogenesis abundant protein 49-like, protein MTASKDGASSFTNISVEEHFSVSQSSSGGQFVGPTEEIPTAADALIGRSATLTEALKAAAINVGHKPVETTDLAAIKEVEARATDGDIERGDSVTAVASEAVARNKKAGKEDAKKIHLRDIIAEIDVKVARDRAVTSEDAEAVVDAELNHSPY, encoded by the exons ATGACTGCATCAAAGGATGGTGCTAGTAGTTTCACCAACATTTCTGTAGAGGAGCACTTTAGCGTCTCCCAATCTAGTTCTGGTGGGCAG TTTGTAGGTCCCACAGAAGAAATTCCAACGGCGGCTGATGCACTTATAGGGAGGTCGGCGACACTGACGGAGGCTCTCAAAGCAGCGGCCATAAACGTTGGCCATAAGCCAGTGGAAACGACTGACTTAGCTGCGATAAAAGAGGTGGAAGCTAGAGCTACCGATGGCGATATAGAAAGGGGAGATAGTGTAACGGCCGTGGCAAGCGAGGCGGTTGCTCGTAACAAAAAAGCAGGTAAAGAAGATGCCAAGAAGATTCATCTCCGAGACATTATTGCTGAGATTGATGTGAAGGTGGCGAGAGACAGAGCAGTGACAAGTGAAGACGCTGAAGCAGTGGTTGACGCTGAGCTCAATCATTCTCCATATTGA
- the LOC108845471 gene encoding uncharacterized mitochondrial protein AtMg00310-like: protein MLQSVLSPIPTFAMSAFELHVGVCKQIQSELTRFWWDSPDGKKKICWKAWDQLTLPKQLEGLGFRDIQLFNQALLGKIAWRLITKPDCLLAKVLLGKYCHKTPFLKATQPQSFSHSWKGILHGRDLLLTHLGKTIGDGEDTKVWTDSWIHPKLDVKVFRPTLERDQDLMVADLLSRETKEWNKAKVDNLLPELSSLILSIHPSKKGVLDTYIWTQQESGVYTAKSGYFTARMDKIQSTSPLLNLERWNWQKFV, encoded by the coding sequence ATGCTTCAGTCGGTCTTGTCCCCCATCCCCACTTTCGCTATGTCTGCTTTCGAGCTACATGTAGGAGTGTGCAAACAAATCCAATCAGAACTAACACGCTTTTGGTGGGACTCTCCTGATGGTAAGAAGAAAATATGCTGGAAGGCGTGGGATCAACTCACTCTGCCAAAACAGCTAGAAGGGCTTGGATTTAGGGATATCCAACTTTTCAACCAAGCTTTACTGGGTAAAATTGCATGGCGCCTCATAACCAAACCGGACTGCTTGCTAGCAAAAGTACTGTTGGGCAAATACTGCCACAAAACACCTTTCTTGAAGGCCACACAACCTCAATCTTTTTCGCATAGCTGGAAAGGGATACTACACGGCAGAGACCTCCTCCTCACTCATCTTGGTAAGACTATAGGTGATGGAGAAGACACCAAAGTCTGGACAGATTCCTGGATTCATCCTAAGCTCGACGTTAAAGTCTTCAGACCAACACTCGAGAGGGATCAGGATCTGATGGTGGCTGATTTGCTGTCAAGAGAGACTAAGGAGTGGAATAAAGCCAAGGTTGATAACCTACTACCGGAACTCTCCTCTCTTATTCTTTCCATTCACCCTAGCAAAAAAGGTGTTCTGGACACCTACATTTGGACACAACAAGAATCAGGAGTCTATACAGCTAAGTCGGGTTACTTCACAGCAAGAATGGACAAGATTCAATCGACCTCACCACTCTTGAATCTAGAACGCTGGAACTGGCAGAAGTTCGTCTGA
- the LOC108847757 gene encoding plastid division protein PDV1 codes for MEIEEIEAVLEKIWDLHDKLSDEIHSISRSHFLKSVKPANRSEKRKKKKSRGGLGEEEKRQGYVFIKGLDDEEATIQEAKSLYAIRTALEHLEDQLEFFHTIHTQQRTERDLAVARLEQSRILLAMRLAQHHGKSYRVLDEALAFVGSIKSEDARFVSPDHLYSSSPIPTGENPTPCDGNKPNFVISAFESAFGFAKRAFGFDHVRGVLGNAAIFAISMVAMLHLHQVATSERHHLRTKEDRETYGREMSSSDISLDHLDVMMARG; via the exons ATGGAGATTGAAGAGATCGAAGCAGTTCTGGAGAAAATCTGGGATCTACACGACAAGCTCAGCGACGAGATCCACTCGATTTCCCGCTCTCACTTCCTCAAATCCGTCAAACCAGCTAATAGAtcggagaagaggaagaagaagaagagccgTGGCGGCTTAGGGGAAGAAGAGAAGCGGCAGGGTTACGTCTTCATCAAAGGACTCGATGACGAAGAAGCGACGATTCAAGAGGCGAAGAGCCTGTACGCGATCCGCACCGCGCTCGAGCACCTCGAAGACCAGCTTGAGTTTTTCCAT ACTATACATACACAGCAACGAACAGAGAGAGATCTTGCGGTTGCCCGGCTTGAACAGAGCAGGATACTACTAGCTATGAGATTGGCTCAACACCACGGCAAGAGCTACCGTGTCCTAGACGAAGCTCTCGCATTTGTCGGCAGCATTAAAAGCGAAGACGCTCGTTTCGTTTCGCCTGATCACCTTTACAGTTCCTCTCCAATCCCAACGGGAGAAAACCCTACACCTTGTGATGGAAACAAGCCCAACTTTGTGATCAGCGCCTTTGAATCGGCTTTCGGGTTTGCCAAAAGAGCATTTGGGTTCGACCATGTGAGAGGGGTACTTGGAAACGCCGCTATATTCGCCATAAGCATGGTCGCTATGCTACATCTTCATCAAGTGGCCACCAGTGAACGTCATCATCTACGGACGAAAGAAGACAGAGAAACATACGGAAGAGAGATGTCTTCATCTGACATAAGCTTGGACCACTTGGACGTGATGATGGCTCGTGGTTAA